In Sphingobacteriaceae bacterium, the following proteins share a genomic window:
- a CDS encoding transcriptional regulator — translation MNLAIKSALPDPSVSHFVHSLWMLENKTKEDVAFILLPNGMVDMNLMSVNSGNWKMVVRGVDTVPGEATVPAHTRMYAVGFKLLAVEYLLKSPVKDVLNFGRNFEDDHWRYSDKELESLESFCETTTRKIKTVYCENSDPRKKKLFELIYSTKGSVTVKELSEHVAWSSRQINRYFNDQFGISLKTYCNILRFGASFKQLSEGNLFPEQNFTDQTHFIKEIRKYAGVTPKELSKNKDGRFIDITAIKNFPA, via the coding sequence ATGAATCTTGCCATAAAATCAGCATTGCCGGACCCATCGGTTTCGCATTTTGTTCATAGCTTATGGATGCTGGAAAATAAAACAAAAGAAGATGTTGCTTTTATTCTGCTGCCGAATGGTATGGTGGACATGAACTTGATGAGCGTTAATTCGGGTAATTGGAAAATGGTTGTAAGAGGGGTAGACACAGTTCCCGGTGAAGCTACGGTGCCTGCACATACAAGAATGTATGCTGTAGGATTCAAGCTGCTTGCAGTGGAATACCTCTTAAAAAGTCCGGTGAAAGATGTGCTGAACTTCGGAAGGAATTTTGAAGATGATCACTGGCGATATAGTGATAAGGAACTTGAAAGCCTTGAGTCTTTTTGTGAAACAACAACACGTAAAATAAAAACTGTTTACTGCGAAAATAGTGATCCTAGAAAGAAAAAACTTTTTGAACTTATCTATTCCACAAAAGGTTCTGTCACGGTGAAGGAGTTGTCTGAACATGTTGCCTGGAGCAGCCGGCAGATCAACCGCTATTTTAATGACCAATTTGGAATCTCTTTAAAGACTTATTGCAACATTCTTCGCTTCGGCGCTTCTTTTAAACAACTCAGTGAAGGCAATCTTTTTCCGGAACAAAATTTTACAGATCAAACTCATTTTATTAAAGAGATCCGCAAGTACGCTGGGGTTACGCCCAAAGAGCTGAGCAAAAACAAAGATGGCAGGTTTATTGATATTACCGCCATCAAAAACTTCCCGGCATAA
- a CDS encoding MarR family transcriptional regulator, with protein sequence MQNKIKFKFKSPEESPGYLLGQLNLIWQRNQKKVLDPLDLTQTQFVLLAALAWLSKTKNDVTQVDIANQGNADRMMVSKVLRTLEVKKFISRQEHSSDTRAKVVKLTPSGEKVLHLALSKIENADIEFFSVLEKNLPSFNKNMFKLINENKDR encoded by the coding sequence ATGCAGAACAAGATCAAATTCAAATTTAAAAGTCCGGAAGAAAGTCCCGGATACTTGCTGGGTCAGCTCAACTTAATTTGGCAACGCAATCAAAAAAAGGTTTTAGACCCTTTAGATCTTACACAAACACAATTTGTTTTGTTGGCAGCTCTTGCATGGCTTTCTAAAACTAAAAACGATGTAACGCAGGTAGACATTGCCAACCAGGGAAATGCAGACAGAATGATGGTATCGAAAGTGTTGAGAACTCTAGAAGTAAAAAAATTCATTAGTCGGCAAGAGCACTCTTCTGATACAAGAGCAAAAGTGGTAAAATTAACTCCTTCGGGCGAAAAGGTCTTACATTTAGCTTTAAGTAAAATAGAAAATGCGGACATTGAATTTTTCTCAGTTTTAGAAAAAAACCTTCCATCTTTTAATAAGAATATGTTTAAACTTATTAACGAAAATAAAGACAGATGA
- a CDS encoding TonB-dependent receptor encodes MFSPSNNYSATKRPYVFVMGNAGQSALEAYEADSLKDVPRFYNYLFVYAPNVGTRSSEKLDCLNALASHVTWNYTCGKKNVFLSIYDPSVTPADTTSNNLKESFHSIHLNQAQDNLSSTPTRIEDDFKEDVKAYDQLEGNEDENLGTFYFEEDKKTTEDETSQHNPYANKTYYGPPQSKDFTLSGLVKDKSTGEALPFATIHLRGSTKAISTNADGYFTLSKVPTDTSVLIISYVGYAKTEVYLTPFISRKNLIIEVSSAGNQLKTVTIVAAREEVVLAKQEEVSVIKITPKELEKLPNIGEKDVMRSFQLMPGVSASQESSSGLYVRGGTPDQNLVLYDGFTVYHVDHLYGFFSAFNANAVKDVQLYKGGFESKFGGRLSSVTEITGKDGNQKKINIGGDLSLLSANVFAEIPIGDKFSSVIAFRRSYKGPIYNKLVEKYSKSSSSAATTQQGTGGPGGGRFSQNTVAKSYFYDLNGKFTYRPTQKDIIALSIFNGTDKFDNSVDNSNLPSFGGGTSNFSFSSTDLTKYGNIGTSLKWSRKWAPRFYGNTLISYSNFYSDRDRSQQRTVTDASGNESTTKNGIFENNDLKDYSLKSDYQWEMFEMSQLQFGVFGTNYDIKYTYAQNDTSTVLDKSNKTILAGGYVQNKFKLLKNKLIFVPGIRASYYGITKQNYFEPRASLSLKLTKQLTLKGATGKYFQFANRVTREDILSGNKEFWLLSDGKDVPVSSSLHYIAGLSFETTHLLFSAEAYYKKIQNLTEYSLRFNSSPAGTDVDENFYTGNGYARGIEFLMQKKTGKFNGWVSYTLGEARNHFSVYADGYFPANQDVSHEFKIVTLYKWRRWDFSATWVYATGRPYTAPSGAYNVTLLDGSTQDFFTVTTKNGLRLPEYHRADISANYKLLKGSKGDKKRREVGYLSFSIFNVYNRTNVWYKTYSIESGSVIETNVNYTSITPNITLSLKLR; translated from the coding sequence ATGTTTTCGCCTTCAAATAATTATTCGGCCACGAAACGACCTTATGTTTTTGTGATGGGCAATGCCGGTCAAAGTGCCTTAGAAGCATATGAGGCGGATTCCTTAAAAGACGTTCCGCGGTTTTACAACTATTTGTTTGTGTACGCACCCAATGTAGGAACAAGATCAAGCGAAAAGCTTGATTGTTTAAACGCTTTAGCCTCGCATGTAACCTGGAATTATACGTGTGGTAAGAAGAATGTCTTTCTTTCGATTTATGATCCGTCAGTTACGCCAGCCGATACAACTTCCAACAACCTTAAGGAATCATTTCATTCGATTCACTTAAATCAAGCACAGGACAACCTATCTTCTACCCCAACCCGGATAGAAGACGATTTCAAAGAAGACGTTAAGGCTTATGATCAGCTTGAAGGCAACGAAGATGAGAATCTCGGTACATTCTATTTTGAGGAAGATAAAAAGACTACCGAAGACGAAACCAGTCAGCACAATCCCTATGCAAATAAAACTTATTATGGTCCTCCGCAAAGCAAAGATTTTACACTTTCCGGATTGGTAAAAGATAAATCCACGGGCGAGGCTTTACCCTTTGCAACGATTCATCTCAGAGGCTCTACAAAAGCCATTTCAACAAATGCTGACGGCTATTTTACTCTTAGCAAAGTACCTACCGATACCAGTGTTTTAATTATATCTTATGTCGGCTACGCAAAAACAGAAGTATATCTCACGCCTTTCATCTCCAGGAAAAACCTGATCATCGAAGTGTCTTCAGCCGGAAATCAACTCAAAACTGTAACGATCGTTGCTGCGAGGGAAGAAGTTGTACTTGCAAAACAGGAAGAAGTAAGTGTGATAAAAATCACACCCAAAGAGCTTGAGAAATTACCCAACATAGGAGAAAAAGACGTTATGCGGTCTTTTCAGTTAATGCCCGGTGTTAGCGCGTCACAAGAATCTTCCTCCGGACTGTATGTCAGGGGGGGCACACCAGATCAAAATCTTGTACTCTATGATGGATTTACAGTATACCACGTTGATCATTTGTATGGCTTTTTCAGCGCTTTCAATGCAAATGCTGTAAAGGATGTTCAGCTCTATAAAGGAGGATTTGAATCGAAGTTTGGGGGGCGCTTATCAAGTGTTACTGAGATAACCGGAAAAGATGGTAACCAGAAGAAGATCAACATAGGTGGTGATTTAAGCTTATTAAGCGCCAATGTGTTTGCAGAGATTCCAATAGGAGATAAATTTTCTTCGGTTATCGCTTTTCGAAGGTCATACAAAGGGCCGATCTACAATAAATTAGTTGAAAAGTATAGTAAAAGCAGTTCTTCCGCTGCCACAACACAGCAAGGAACAGGTGGCCCAGGCGGTGGAAGGTTTTCACAAAACACTGTAGCTAAATCTTATTTTTATGATCTGAATGGTAAGTTTACTTACAGGCCAACCCAAAAGGACATTATTGCGCTGAGTATTTTTAACGGAACAGATAAATTCGACAATAGTGTCGACAATTCAAATCTGCCTTCTTTTGGTGGTGGGACTTCAAACTTTAGTTTCAGCTCAACCGATCTTACAAAATATGGAAATATTGGAACCAGTCTGAAATGGTCGCGTAAATGGGCGCCGCGCTTTTATGGAAACACACTTATAAGTTACTCCAATTTTTACAGTGACAGAGATCGTTCGCAGCAGCGTACAGTAACCGATGCAAGTGGTAACGAATCCACCACAAAAAATGGCATATTTGAAAATAACGATCTGAAAGACTACAGTCTTAAGTCCGACTATCAATGGGAGATGTTTGAAATGAGCCAGCTCCAGTTTGGCGTTTTTGGAACAAACTATGACATTAAATATACCTATGCTCAGAACGACACTTCAACCGTTCTTGACAAGAGTAATAAAACAATTTTAGCGGGCGGGTATGTACAGAACAAATTCAAATTACTTAAGAACAAATTGATTTTTGTTCCAGGTATTCGGGCAAGTTATTATGGCATCACCAAACAAAACTATTTTGAGCCAAGGGCATCTTTAAGTCTCAAACTAACCAAGCAGTTAACACTTAAAGGGGCTACAGGAAAATATTTCCAGTTCGCGAATCGTGTTACGCGAGAAGATATTCTTTCTGGGAATAAAGAGTTTTGGCTATTGTCGGACGGAAAAGACGTTCCGGTAAGTTCTTCCCTTCACTATATTGCCGGGTTATCTTTTGAAACAACACATCTGTTGTTCAGTGCAGAAGCATACTATAAAAAGATCCAGAATCTTACTGAATACTCTCTTCGCTTCAATAGCAGTCCTGCGGGGACAGATGTTGACGAGAATTTTTATACTGGTAACGGTTATGCCAGAGGAATAGAATTTTTAATGCAGAAAAAAACAGGAAAATTTAATGGCTGGGTGAGTTACACTTTAGGTGAAGCCAGGAATCATTTTAGTGTGTATGCTGATGGCTATTTTCCGGCTAACCAGGATGTCTCGCACGAATTTAAAATCGTAACACTTTATAAATGGAGACGGTGGGATTTTTCCGCCACCTGGGTCTATGCTACGGGACGGCCATACACGGCTCCTTCAGGGGCTTACAATGTTACTTTGCTCGATGGCAGTACTCAGGATTTCTTTACAGTTACAACAAAGAATGGTTTACGTTTACCGGAGTACCATCGTGCAGATATTTCAGCGAACTATAAACTTTTAAAGGGTTCGAAAGGTGACAAGAAGAGAAGAGAAGTTGGCTATCTTAGTTTTTCAATTTTCAATGTCTACAACCGCACCAATGTATGGTATAAAACCTATTCTATTGAAAGTGGATCGGTTATCGAGACAAATGTCAATTATACCAGTATAACACCAAACATAACTTTGTCCCTAAAACTAAGATGA
- a CDS encoding hydroxymethylglutaryl-CoA lyase: MIHITECPRDAMQGIKQQIPTHLKAEYINQLLKVGFKTIDFGSFVSPKAIPQLQDTAEVLKQLDLATTKSKLLAIIANARGAQDACNFDEIAYLGFPFSISETFQQRNTNSSITESLARVEEIQSLCQKHNKKLLVYISMAFGNPYGDAWNPEIAIEWSRKLTSLGINDIALADTTGSSTPESIKQLFSTLLPELKNVTLGAHLHSTQNKSQEKIRAAYESGCRNFDVAIHGFGGCPMAADDLTGNIATEELENYSIINKIDLSLDKDALNKAYEMSWKVFNAYH, translated from the coding sequence ATGATCCATATCACCGAGTGCCCCCGCGATGCCATGCAAGGCATCAAACAGCAGATTCCAACCCACTTGAAAGCTGAATATATAAACCAGTTATTAAAGGTTGGATTTAAAACCATTGATTTTGGAAGTTTTGTTTCTCCAAAAGCAATTCCCCAACTGCAGGATACAGCAGAGGTTCTTAAACAACTCGATCTTGCAACCACCAAAAGCAAGCTTCTTGCTATTATAGCAAACGCCCGCGGTGCGCAAGATGCCTGTAATTTTGACGAGATTGCTTATTTAGGATTTCCTTTTTCCATTTCTGAGACTTTTCAGCAACGCAATACCAATTCTTCTATTACAGAATCACTGGCGCGTGTGGAAGAAATTCAAAGTCTTTGCCAAAAACATAATAAAAAATTATTGGTTTATATTTCTATGGCCTTCGGAAATCCATACGGCGATGCCTGGAATCCGGAAATTGCAATCGAATGGTCAAGAAAATTAACTAGTCTTGGCATTAATGACATTGCCTTGGCAGATACCACTGGCTCTTCGACTCCTGAAAGTATCAAGCAGCTTTTTTCTACACTTTTACCTGAACTTAAAAACGTCACTTTGGGTGCTCACCTCCACTCAACCCAAAATAAATCTCAGGAAAAGATCCGCGCTGCATACGAAAGCGGTTGTCGTAACTTTGATGTGGCTATTCATGGTTTTGGTGGTTGTCCGATGGCGGCCGATGATTTAACAGGAAATATTGCAACGGAGGAACTTGAAAATTATTCTATCATAAATAAGATAGATCTTAGTCTGGACAAAGACGCGCTTAACAAAGCCTACGAAATGAGCTGGAAAGTTTTTAACGCTTATCATTAA
- a CDS encoding dihydroorotate dehydrogenase (quinone): MYQLLKAFLFRLAPEKAHHLTFSLLKFPTFSSIGGLFFKKEHPSLKRTVFGLNFKNPVGLAAGLDKDAIAFNELGDLGFGFIEIGTVTPKPQPGNDQPRLFRLPKNEALINRMGFNNHGVVDAAKRLKNRKDKSLIIGGNIGKNKITPNENAVDDYIIGFNELFDVVDYFVVNVSSPNTPNLRDLQEKEPLTKLLNTLQELNSKKNTPKPILLKIAPDLTNTQLDDIIDIVKQTKIAGIIATNTTISRDGLSYDSSEIEKIGMGGLSGKPLTKRSTEVIRYLKQKSNNAFPVIGVGGIHNADDALEKIDAGADLIQLYTGFIYYGPQLIKDINKKLIKN, from the coding sequence ATGTATCAACTATTAAAGGCTTTCCTTTTTCGTTTAGCGCCTGAAAAAGCGCATCACCTCACGTTTTCACTTCTAAAATTTCCAACTTTTAGCTCCATTGGCGGTCTTTTTTTTAAGAAAGAACACCCTTCGTTAAAAAGAACAGTGTTTGGATTAAACTTTAAAAATCCGGTGGGTTTAGCTGCCGGACTCGATAAAGACGCCATAGCATTTAACGAATTAGGAGATCTGGGCTTTGGTTTTATTGAAATAGGAACCGTTACTCCTAAACCTCAACCGGGCAATGATCAACCACGCCTGTTCCGTCTTCCAAAAAACGAAGCGCTGATTAACCGCATGGGTTTTAATAACCACGGTGTTGTGGATGCGGCAAAGAGACTAAAAAATCGAAAAGACAAAAGTCTGATCATTGGTGGTAACATTGGTAAAAACAAAATTACGCCTAACGAAAATGCGGTAGATGACTATATTATAGGATTTAACGAATTATTTGATGTGGTAGACTATTTTGTGGTAAATGTTTCTTCACCAAATACACCAAACTTAAGAGATCTACAGGAAAAAGAACCCTTAACCAAACTACTGAATACCTTACAAGAACTAAATAGTAAAAAAAACACACCGAAACCTATTCTCCTAAAAATCGCTCCCGATCTAACAAATACGCAGCTAGACGATATTATTGATATTGTAAAGCAGACAAAGATAGCGGGAATCATTGCTACCAATACTACTATAAGCCGCGATGGATTAAGCTACGATTCTTCAGAAATTGAAAAAATTGGAATGGGAGGCTTAAGTGGAAAACCTTTAACGAAAAGAAGCACAGAAGTAATTCGTTACTTAAAACAGAAATCAAACAATGCTTTTCCAGTGATTGGTGTTGGAGGAATTCACAATGCAGACGACGCTTTGGAGAAAATAGACGCCGGCGCAGATCTTATTCAACTTTACACAGGCTTTATTTATTATGGTCCGCAGTTAATAAAAGACATCAACAAAAAATTAATAAAAAACTGA
- a CDS encoding histidine kinase produces the protein MVSERPIRSRFFISFLHISAWTIIFILPLLFDKNGPRPPDNFKPVVDRAHNFQIVSTLMNLSFIPLFYFNALFLVPRFFNRKNWMIYVTIVIGCTLLIAGINELVKNFMGLHHPFPPFNRVFILLSVCILITSTAYSVIQKNIKNEELRKEKESENLKTELSFLRSQVSPHFLFNTLNNLVSLARKKSDLLEPSLLKLSGLLQYMLYETDHEKISIHKEIEYLENYIELQKLRFGSEVTVSFYKEITFSSSVEVVPMILIPFVENAFKHGVVYINDPEISISIVVIGNLLTLSVNNKYKVEREEKDKSTGIGLANVKRRLFLLYPKCTLNITAQNNFHSVKLSITL, from the coding sequence ATGGTATCAGAAAGGCCCATCAGGTCAAGATTTTTTATTAGTTTTCTTCATATTTCGGCGTGGACTATTATTTTTATTTTGCCACTGCTATTTGATAAAAATGGCCCACGGCCTCCGGATAACTTTAAACCAGTTGTTGATCGGGCGCATAATTTCCAGATCGTATCTACCTTAATGAATCTTTCTTTTATCCCTCTTTTTTACTTTAACGCACTTTTTCTTGTTCCCAGGTTTTTCAACAGGAAAAATTGGATGATTTATGTTACTATCGTTATTGGATGTACTTTGCTTATTGCGGGAATCAATGAATTGGTTAAGAACTTTATGGGCCTTCACCATCCTTTTCCACCTTTTAACCGAGTTTTTATTCTCTTAAGTGTTTGCATTCTGATTACGAGCACAGCTTATAGTGTCATACAAAAGAACATTAAAAACGAAGAATTGCGAAAGGAGAAGGAATCCGAAAACTTAAAGACCGAGCTTTCCTTTCTTCGCTCGCAGGTGAGCCCTCATTTTTTATTTAATACGCTGAACAATCTTGTGTCCCTGGCACGCAAAAAGTCAGATCTATTGGAGCCTTCCTTATTAAAACTTTCAGGTTTATTGCAATATATGTTGTATGAAACCGATCATGAAAAGATCAGTATTCATAAAGAAATAGAGTACCTCGAAAATTATATAGAGTTGCAAAAGCTACGGTTTGGCAGCGAGGTCACCGTGAGTTTTTATAAAGAAATAACGTTCTCTTCTTCTGTTGAAGTAGTGCCTATGATCCTTATCCCTTTTGTTGAAAATGCATTTAAACATGGCGTCGTGTACATAAATGATCCTGAGATTTCGATTAGTATTGTTGTTATCGGAAACCTTCTGACATTGAGCGTTAATAACAAATACAAAGTAGAACGTGAGGAAAAAGACAAAAGCACGGGAATTGGATTAGCGAATGTCAAAAGACGTTTGTTTTTACTCTACCCTAAATGCACACTAAACATTACAGCACAAAATAATTTTCACTCTGTTAAACTTTCGATAACCTTATAA
- a CDS encoding energy-dependent translational throttle protein EttA encodes MSATPEGRQIIFSMVNVSKIHPPQKQVLKDIYISFYYGAKIGVLGLNGSGKSSLLRIIAGMDKDYIGEIHQSPGYSIGMLEQEPKLDESKTVIEIVREGVQKYVDILNEYEEVNNKFGDEEILNDPDKMDKLINRQAQLQELIDQHDLWNLDSRLERSMDALRCPEPDAQVKVLSGGERRRVALCRLLLQEPDILLLDEPTNHLDAESVDWLEQHLQLYKGTIIAVTHDRYFLDNVAGWILELDRGEGIPWKGNYSSWLEQKGARLKQEEKTESKRQKTLARELDWIRQGVKGRGVKQKARLNNYEKMLGEDVKSKEDNLEIFIPNGPRLGNEVIDANEVSKGFGNRLLYEHLNFKLPPAGIVGIIGPNGAGKTTLFRMIMGEETPNTGEFKVGPTVKISYVDQNHKELAPEKTVYDVISGGLENLMLGGKSMNSRAYISRFNFNGSDQGKKVSVLSGGERNRLHLAMALKEEGNVLLLDEPTNDLDVNTLRALEEGLENFAGCAVIISHDRWFLDRVCTHILAFEGDSSVYYFEGGYSEYEENRKKRLGNVEPKRPRYKKLAV; translated from the coding sequence ATGTCAGCAACGCCAGAGGGACGCCAGATCATTTTCAGTATGGTGAATGTGTCGAAGATACATCCACCCCAAAAACAGGTTTTAAAAGATATTTATATTTCATTTTATTATGGCGCCAAAATTGGTGTCCTGGGTCTTAACGGGTCTGGTAAATCTTCTTTACTGCGTATTATTGCTGGTATGGATAAAGATTATATCGGAGAAATTCATCAATCGCCAGGCTATTCTATCGGAATGCTGGAGCAGGAGCCTAAGCTTGATGAAAGTAAAACCGTTATTGAAATTGTACGTGAAGGTGTTCAAAAATATGTGGATATTCTTAACGAATACGAAGAGGTTAACAACAAATTTGGTGATGAAGAAATTCTGAACGATCCGGATAAAATGGATAAGTTGATCAACCGTCAGGCACAATTACAAGAACTCATCGATCAACATGATCTTTGGAACCTGGACAGCCGTTTAGAGCGTTCTATGGACGCTTTACGTTGTCCTGAGCCGGACGCACAGGTAAAAGTGCTTTCTGGCGGAGAGCGTCGCCGTGTAGCTTTATGCCGTCTTTTATTACAAGAGCCTGATATTTTATTGTTGGATGAGCCTACCAATCACCTGGATGCTGAGAGTGTTGACTGGTTAGAACAACATTTACAATTATACAAGGGAACCATTATAGCCGTAACCCACGATAGATATTTCTTAGATAATGTAGCGGGATGGATTTTAGAATTGGATAGGGGAGAAGGTATTCCATGGAAGGGTAACTACAGCAGCTGGTTAGAGCAAAAAGGAGCACGTTTAAAACAAGAAGAAAAAACAGAAAGCAAACGCCAGAAAACTTTAGCGCGTGAGTTAGATTGGATTCGTCAAGGTGTTAAAGGACGCGGCGTGAAACAAAAAGCCCGTTTAAATAATTACGAAAAAATGTTGGGTGAAGATGTGAAGAGCAAGGAAGATAACCTGGAGATTTTTATTCCTAACGGTCCGCGCCTTGGTAACGAGGTAATTGATGCTAATGAAGTGTCTAAAGGTTTTGGAAACCGGTTGTTATACGAACATCTTAATTTTAAATTACCGCCAGCGGGAATCGTTGGTATCATTGGGCCAAACGGTGCTGGTAAAACTACTTTATTCCGTATGATCATGGGCGAAGAAACTCCGAATACAGGAGAATTTAAGGTGGGTCCAACCGTAAAAATTAGTTACGTTGATCAAAATCATAAAGAATTGGCACCCGAAAAAACGGTGTATGATGTTATCAGTGGCGGGCTAGAGAATTTAATGCTCGGTGGAAAATCTATGAATTCAAGGGCTTATATCTCCCGTTTCAATTTTAACGGAAGCGACCAGGGTAAAAAGGTAAGTGTGCTTTCTGGTGGAGAAAGAAACCGTCTGCATTTAGCAATGGCATTAAAAGAAGAAGGGAACGTTTTGTTACTGGATGAGCCTACCAATGATTTAGATGTTAACACACTCCGTGCATTGGAAGAAGGTCTCGAAAATTTTGCAGGTTGCGCGGTGATTATTAGTCACGACAGATGGTTCTTAGACCGTGTATGCACTCATATTCTGGCTTTTGAAGGCGATAGCAGTGTTTATTATTTTGAAGGCGGTTACAGTGAATATGAAGAGAACCGTAAAAAACGGTTAGGCAATGTTGAACCGAAAAGACCACGTTACAAAAAACTAGCAGTATAA
- a CDS encoding DNA-binding response regulator, producing MLRCIIVDDEPLALDLLEDNIKQIPFLCLVKRCKNAYEAIEVLQEETIDLIFLDIQMPGITGLQFLKSLSSKPIVVFITAYKNYAHEGFELDVLDYIVKPFSFERFLKAANKAQEYKAFKSNRQPEQERDYVFVYSEYNLIKIMIHEINYVEGLKDYIKIHITGSEKPIITRLSMKAMEENLPVKKFVRTHKSFIIAVDKIKSIRNNRIKLTTTEIPLSEHYKDAFFKIIDPRALL from the coding sequence ATGCTTAGATGTATCATTGTTGACGACGAGCCTTTGGCCCTTGACCTACTGGAAGATAACATAAAACAGATTCCTTTTCTTTGCCTGGTAAAACGTTGTAAAAATGCTTATGAAGCTATAGAAGTTTTACAAGAGGAAACGATTGATTTAATTTTTCTTGATATTCAGATGCCTGGAATTACGGGTCTCCAATTTTTAAAATCGCTTTCTTCAAAACCAATAGTTGTATTTATTACGGCATACAAAAATTATGCGCATGAAGGATTCGAACTTGATGTCCTGGATTATATCGTGAAACCTTTCTCTTTTGAACGCTTCCTGAAAGCTGCTAACAAAGCGCAGGAGTATAAGGCCTTTAAGAGTAATCGACAACCCGAACAAGAGAGAGATTACGTTTTTGTTTATTCAGAATACAATTTAATTAAAATTATGATTCATGAGATTAACTACGTTGAGGGCTTAAAGGATTATATTAAAATTCATATTACAGGTTCCGAAAAACCGATCATTACGCGGCTAAGCATGAAGGCAATGGAAGAAAACCTTCCTGTGAAAAAATTTGTCAGGACGCATAAATCTTTTATAATTGCCGTTGATAAGATCAAGTCGATTCGTAACAATAGAATAAAACTGACTACTACTGAAATTCCCTTAAGCGAGCATTACAAAGATGCCTTCTTTAAAATAATAGATCCTAGGGCACTCCTCTAA
- a CDS encoding glyoxalase, with protein sequence MKQLTFASLQVLNLEASKDFYTKKLEFEISTTNPQACIFKYDQGQASFAIRTPLEPLEEKELGLGVALWFAVNENVDKLKEKFIANGVTTAGPIIETPFGRAFHVKDLDGYKLTFLESK encoded by the coding sequence ATGAAACAACTCACATTTGCATCTCTACAGGTATTAAATCTGGAAGCATCCAAAGATTTTTACACAAAAAAATTAGAATTTGAAATTAGCACTACCAATCCCCAGGCTTGCATTTTTAAATACGATCAGGGACAAGCCAGTTTCGCTATCCGCACACCTCTCGAGCCCCTCGAAGAAAAGGAACTAGGACTTGGGGTAGCCCTTTGGTTTGCTGTTAACGAGAACGTGGACAAATTAAAAGAAAAGTTTATTGCTAATGGGGTAACTACAGCAGGACCAATTATCGAAACGCCTTTTGGCAGAGCATTTCACGTAAAAGATCTTGACGGGTACAAACTCACATTTCTAGAGTCAAAATAA